The Halalkalibacter krulwichiae genome has a segment encoding these proteins:
- a CDS encoding MerR family transcriptional regulator has product MEMTIGQFAKFVDSTVRTLRYYDKMKLLTPKKLNKNGRKIYTQLEWEHFQQILILKHLGLTLNEIKEQMTKQKFNNRELLQVQKRLIEEKQAELNGKLEVITRMERLYNIEGISEEELNEFNFIMLDLFRKEKSQIQILEKHFRDDKEILKEIQVLYDPDYKERMDRAIWFLLQAIRNVIHYNDSASRKKVQEILNEMNNLFPASRNILNLVDDDHFLAKYYHEFTNYFPENIASYMYKELKTYYDENDNNE; this is encoded by the coding sequence ATGGAAATGACAATTGGTCAGTTTGCGAAATTTGTAGATTCAACGGTAAGGACACTTAGATACTACGATAAAATGAAGTTACTTACCCCAAAAAAATTAAATAAAAATGGTCGGAAAATATATACACAATTAGAGTGGGAACATTTTCAACAAATATTGATTTTAAAGCATCTTGGTTTAACATTAAATGAAATAAAAGAACAAATGACTAAGCAGAAATTTAATAATAGAGAGTTGTTGCAGGTACAGAAGCGGTTAATTGAAGAAAAGCAAGCGGAATTAAATGGTAAGTTAGAAGTAATTACGAGGATGGAGAGATTGTACAACATAGAAGGCATATCTGAGGAAGAATTAAATGAATTTAATTTTATTATGCTTGATTTATTTAGGAAGGAAAAATCGCAAATTCAAATTTTAGAAAAACATTTTAGAGATGATAAAGAGATCTTGAAAGAAATACAGGTGCTTTATGATCCTGATTATAAGGAGAGAATGGATAGAGCGATATGGTTTCTATTACAAGCTATTAGAAATGTTATTCATTATAATGATTCTGCCAGCAGAAAAAAGGTACAAGAAATTCTTAACGAAATGAATAACCTATTTCCTGCGAGTAGGAACATTTTAAATCTTGTGGATGATGATCATTTTTTAGCTAAGTACTATCATGAGTTTACTAATTATTTTCCTGAAAATATAGCTAGCTATATGTATAAAGAATTAAAAACCTATTATGATGAGAACGATAATAATGAATAG
- the arr gene encoding NAD(+)--rifampin ADP-ribosyltransferase, with protein sequence MNDKKDVLDNGPFYHGTKAELKIGDLLEPQHLSNYQNKKSNYIYFTATLDAAKWGAELATSISKERIYIVEPLDDFENDPNLTDKKFPGNPTRSYRSKSPLKIIAELSSWERHSDEEINHMLTSLKKLREQGKAVIDD encoded by the coding sequence ATGAATGACAAAAAAGATGTCTTAGATAATGGTCCTTTCTATCATGGTACTAAAGCGGAACTAAAAATTGGAGATCTATTAGAACCGCAACACTTATCAAATTACCAAAACAAAAAATCGAACTATATATATTTCACTGCAACATTAGATGCGGCAAAATGGGGTGCTGAATTAGCAACATCTATCTCAAAAGAAAGAATTTACATTGTAGAACCATTGGATGATTTTGAAAATGATCCGAACTTAACTGACAAAAAATTTCCTGGAAACCCAACACGTTCTTATAGGTCTAAATCGCCTTTGAAAATAATCGCTGAATTAAGCTCATGGGAAAGACATTCGGATGAAGAAATAAATCATATGCTTACATCTTTAAAGAAGTTACGTGAACAAGGAAAAGCTGTAATAGATGATTAA
- a CDS encoding DUF6022 family protein, with the protein MTLFNQNMTISELETSLNAYVELNWKKILEDNREELETLFPEYEDATYGIYAEKLLVPVWRQVEEAGFHSAAEVKEDDFVIAGFLLFRHSLEKEQWGTPLNEKRVFWLTIKNRQHVEIGTLLMEMSHSHVSFSIPAPPKFLALQTTNEREIRSQIRSIYSE; encoded by the coding sequence ATGACTTTATTTAATCAGAACATGACCATATCAGAACTTGAGACATCACTGAATGCCTATGTTGAATTAAACTGGAAGAAAATCCTTGAAGACAACCGTGAGGAGTTAGAAACCTTATTTCCGGAGTATGAAGATGCCACTTACGGTATTTATGCAGAAAAGCTGCTCGTACCCGTCTGGCGGCAAGTTGAGGAGGCCGGATTCCATTCAGCAGCCGAAGTAAAAGAGGATGACTTCGTGATAGCCGGTTTTCTACTGTTCCGCCATTCACTTGAAAAAGAACAGTGGGGCACACCGTTGAACGAAAAGAGAGTATTCTGGCTTACAATAAAAAATAGACAGCACGTAGAAATCGGTACACTTCTGATGGAGATGTCACATTCTCACGTAAGTTTCTCCATTCCCGCCCCCCCAAAGTTTCTTGCTCTTCAAACAACAAATGAACGTGAAATCAGATCCCAGATCCGTTCTATCTATAGCGAATAA
- a CDS encoding MerR family DNA-binding transcriptional regulator: MDKLRPADIAAKLNVSTNTLRNYEAKGLVPSPKRTASGYRVYSDIHLVYFLCIKSLSDGFGMDVAVKVMENIGNKKIDEALWILNDELIHRGEEKKFVMEAVELIEYSEKKSCLWSLGEAAERMNVSRTAIRYWDKEGYIRAIRDPESSYRNFDGLQLAKISLLKAINHRFYTDENARMKDRFGGAEGRAACRKLAEEVLTLLGIRNRRQLKAMAALEKLLEVIEKE, translated from the coding sequence ATGGATAAGCTTAGACCTGCCGACATTGCGGCGAAACTGAATGTAAGTACAAACACACTTCGTAACTATGAAGCAAAAGGACTTGTACCTTCGCCAAAACGGACAGCAAGCGGATATCGTGTTTACTCGGACATTCATCTTGTCTATTTTTTATGCATTAAATCGCTATCCGATGGTTTTGGAATGGATGTAGCAGTGAAAGTTATGGAAAACATCGGGAATAAGAAAATCGATGAAGCACTTTGGATTCTTAACGATGAATTAATCCATAGAGGAGAGGAAAAGAAGTTCGTGATGGAAGCCGTCGAATTAATTGAATACTCCGAGAAAAAATCGTGTCTTTGGTCCCTAGGGGAAGCCGCAGAAAGAATGAATGTTTCCCGAACAGCCATCAGGTACTGGGATAAGGAAGGGTACATACGTGCGATTCGGGATCCGGAAAGTAGCTATCGTAATTTTGATGGTCTTCAATTGGCTAAAATAAGTCTCCTTAAAGCGATTAACCATCGGTTTTATACGGATGAAAATGCACGGATGAAGGACAGGTTTGGGGGAGCTGAGGGAAGAGCGGCATGTCGAAAACTTGCCGAGGAGGTTCTAACCCTGCTAGGGATCAGAAATAGAAGGCAATTGAAAGCGATGGCCGCTCTAGAAAAACTTTTGGAGGTAATTGAAAAAGAATAA
- a CDS encoding ABC transporter ATP-binding protein, translated as MAMVEMKNIVKRYGSQVTLDHVDLEIGEGEILGLLGPNGAGKTTLIHALAGIIGFDSGNIKVFGQEQKSHLMKIKQQIGLVTQDITVFTDLSARENLEFFGGLYGLKGAKLKERVDETLAFVGLTEHASKLPTKFSGGMQRRLNIACALVHQPKFLIMDEPTVGIDPQSRNHILETIRKLNEQGTTILYTTHYMEEVQHLATRVVIIDQGHVIADGTISELVNKIQHEEKITIEVAEPTEELLEKLRKLEGVKQVTLRGKEIHIISQVGAGNLDRALTISKDFGGIHSVSAEKPTLEDVFLTLTGKQLRDGGEE; from the coding sequence ATGGCGATGGTGGAAATGAAAAATATTGTGAAGCGGTATGGTTCACAAGTAACTTTAGATCATGTTGATTTAGAAATTGGCGAAGGTGAAATCCTTGGGTTATTAGGTCCGAATGGAGCGGGGAAAACGACTTTGATTCACGCTTTAGCTGGAATTATTGGCTTCGATTCTGGTAATATCAAAGTTTTCGGTCAGGAACAGAAATCTCATTTGATGAAAATCAAACAGCAGATTGGTTTAGTAACGCAGGATATTACGGTATTTACGGACCTCAGTGCTAGAGAGAATTTGGAGTTCTTCGGTGGCCTTTATGGTCTTAAGGGGGCAAAATTAAAGGAACGAGTAGATGAAACGTTAGCATTTGTAGGCCTCACGGAACATGCAAGTAAGCTACCGACGAAATTTTCCGGCGGGATGCAAAGAAGATTAAATATTGCCTGTGCCCTTGTGCATCAACCGAAATTCTTGATTATGGATGAACCAACAGTGGGAATTGATCCTCAATCACGCAATCATATTTTAGAGACGATTCGTAAATTAAACGAGCAAGGAACAACGATCCTTTATACGACTCACTATATGGAGGAAGTTCAACACCTTGCAACGCGTGTCGTTATTATCGATCAAGGACATGTGATTGCCGATGGAACGATCAGCGAGTTAGTAAATAAAATCCAACATGAAGAAAAAATAACAATCGAAGTAGCAGAGCCGACAGAGGAACTCTTAGAAAAGCTCCGTAAGCTAGAAGGGGTAAAACAAGTAACGTTAAGAGGGAAAGAAATACACATCATTTCTCAAGTGGGTGCAGGGAATCTTGATCGTGCTCTTACTATATCCAAAGATTTTGGCGGTATCCATTCCGTTTCCGCAGAAAAGCCAACGTTGGAGGATGTGTTTTTAACTCTTACAGGAAAGCAACTACGTGACGGAGGGGAGGAATAG
- a CDS encoding ABC transporter permease produces MILRSSYFMLRRMFRNYIGMAVLLLLPISLITVLGFIADGAVSEPLGIPMKDEVAATMMLAFLLFGGFLTMEYVKEDVMSSMKWRMYSLPYHSHKHAYSILITSALFNMLQSFLIVIYTLFVYDVNWGNLAFILLTLLMVSTVVQFIFINFVLAVKNYKTAERLGTGFGLACLMVSEVWFPLPEGAFYQLLSTYSNPFALGRNMIYATMTGGNIDKAIISFIILLAAAIVLAISGAYFGRRKLV; encoded by the coding sequence ATGATCTTACGCTCAAGTTACTTTATGTTGCGCCGTATGTTTCGAAATTATATAGGGATGGCAGTATTGTTGTTACTTCCGATCTCCTTAATCACTGTTTTAGGATTTATCGCAGATGGTGCGGTGAGTGAACCCCTTGGCATTCCAATGAAAGATGAAGTTGCCGCCACGATGATGCTTGCATTCCTTTTGTTTGGTGGATTTTTGACGATGGAATATGTAAAGGAGGATGTCATGTCCTCGATGAAATGGAGAATGTATTCGTTGCCCTATCATTCCCATAAACACGCTTATTCCATTTTAATTACTAGCGCTCTTTTTAATATGCTGCAAAGTTTCTTAATCGTGATTTACACGCTTTTTGTCTATGACGTCAATTGGGGAAATTTAGCGTTTATATTGTTAACTCTTTTAATGGTTTCAACCGTTGTCCAATTCATCTTTATTAACTTCGTTTTAGCGGTGAAAAACTATAAAACGGCAGAACGATTAGGAACAGGATTTGGGCTCGCATGTCTGATGGTCTCAGAGGTGTGGTTTCCATTGCCGGAGGGTGCTTTTTATCAATTGTTATCGACTTACAGCAACCCATTTGCTCTCGGACGGAACATGATTTATGCAACAATGACAGGGGGAAATATAGATAAAGCCATCATTAGCTTTATCATATTACTAGCAGCCGCCATCGTACTTGCGATTTCTGGAGCCTATTTCGGAAGGCGGAAGCTCGTATGA
- a CDS encoding ABC transporter permease, which yields MLEDRSNKTLLRLSVAPITHLQYLWQNLLAYSVILTAVNLIFVILGVMVHGDSIPSPALLFIIYTVFSMTALGFSLAWYSLFRNKEAAFSILGGIIILMAMLGGVMWPVEMMPDYLQRAVMLLPTYWVAEATILVSYGAPMKELVIPLVLMILFGIAFLLLGSRRRLL from the coding sequence ATCTTAGAAGACCGTAGCAATAAGACATTATTAAGGCTAAGTGTAGCGCCAATCACTCATCTACAGTATTTGTGGCAAAACTTATTAGCTTACTCTGTCATTTTGACTGCAGTAAATCTGATCTTTGTCATTCTAGGTGTGATGGTACACGGGGACAGCATACCATCTCCGGCCTTACTATTTATCATTTATACGGTTTTTTCTATGACAGCCTTAGGTTTCTCGTTAGCTTGGTACTCCTTATTTCGAAACAAGGAAGCTGCCTTCAGTATTCTAGGAGGAATTATTATCCTTATGGCGATGCTAGGTGGTGTGATGTGGCCTGTCGAAATGATGCCTGATTACCTCCAGCGAGCAGTGATGTTGCTGCCAACTTACTGGGTAGCGGAAGCGACCATCCTTGTATCTTACGGGGCTCCAATGAAGGAACTGGTCATTCCGCTCGTGCTGATGATTCTCTTTGGTATCGCTTTTCTCTTATTAGGGAGCAGAAGAAGATTACTATAA
- a CDS encoding sensor histidine kinase — protein sequence MKNKWENWTPQIAMNVWRILGLLFLSLLWFQSYGNKEGVILLLFLTIMTLARWRFQLSGWTVLIDQIICFISILFFPFAAYALAMPVMESMLKRQPWFALPTIVFAIIYPETSLLLVGVLIHAGLSGAILGGWFQDTKRYQLEADQQRRDRYELENVKEELLLANAQGARMAELTERNRIAQQLHDDVGHELTASVLALQAFEELWKENDPEAKEMFTQAQQRLSQSAVYLRETVHNLKPVKEIGIEGLHEITDQFTLCPVQFTSYGDSSKVAAYLWSILYPTLKEALTNIIRHAHPTQVEISLDISPHILRLSVYNDGVAIKQETKGNGVGLRNLRHRAKAVGGSISTDAQNDGFLLICVLPLEKAE from the coding sequence ATGAAGAACAAATGGGAAAACTGGACACCGCAAATAGCAATGAACGTATGGCGTATTCTGGGATTGCTTTTTTTAAGTTTGCTATGGTTCCAAAGTTACGGCAACAAAGAAGGAGTAATCCTTCTGTTGTTTCTCACCATTATGACATTGGCTCGTTGGCGATTTCAGCTGTCCGGTTGGACCGTCTTAATCGATCAAATCATTTGCTTCATCTCGATTTTATTTTTCCCATTTGCAGCCTATGCTTTGGCAATGCCTGTAATGGAAAGTATGCTTAAGAGACAGCCTTGGTTTGCTTTGCCAACGATTGTTTTTGCCATCATTTATCCAGAAACGTCTCTTCTTTTAGTAGGTGTTCTCATCCATGCAGGTTTGTCTGGAGCTATTCTTGGCGGGTGGTTTCAGGATACGAAAAGATATCAGTTGGAAGCTGATCAACAAAGGCGAGATCGCTACGAATTGGAAAATGTAAAAGAAGAACTTCTATTGGCTAATGCGCAAGGGGCACGGATGGCAGAGCTAACAGAAAGAAACCGAATTGCCCAGCAACTTCATGATGATGTCGGACATGAGCTTACCGCATCTGTTCTGGCGTTACAAGCCTTTGAGGAACTTTGGAAAGAGAATGATCCAGAAGCGAAAGAAATGTTTACTCAAGCACAGCAGCGTCTCTCCCAAAGTGCCGTCTATTTGAGAGAGACCGTACATAACTTAAAGCCTGTAAAAGAAATTGGAATAGAGGGGCTGCACGAAATAACGGATCAATTCACCTTATGTCCAGTGCAATTTACTTCTTATGGCGACTCGTCTAAAGTGGCTGCCTATTTATGGAGCATTCTTTATCCGACGTTAAAAGAAGCGTTAACGAATATTATTCGGCACGCGCACCCGACACAGGTCGAAATCTCTTTGGATATTAGTCCACATATTTTAAGGTTATCGGTTTATAACGATGGAGTCGCAATTAAACAAGAGACAAAAGGAAACGGTGTAGGCTTAAGAAATCTACGTCATCGTGCGAAGGCGGTGGGAGGAAGCATATCGACAGATGCTCAAAATGATGGTTTCTTACTAATCTGTGTCCTTCCGTTAGAAAAAGCAGAATAA
- a CDS encoding response regulator transcription factor, with protein sequence MNILIVDDDPLVCKSLKVLLSREKDMDVMGTAENGSEAINACRTQLPNIVLMDIQMPVMDGIQATRQIKKEWPQVHVMMLTTFKDEKNIRLALQAGAEGYLIKSTKVSSMAEKLRALLSGTSVLDADVLKQLTQPKDKEELKQLTPREKDIAELVSQGLSNREIAAQLYISEGTVRNTLSIILEKLQLRDRTQLAIYYLKR encoded by the coding sequence ATGAACATTTTGATCGTTGATGATGATCCTTTAGTTTGTAAAAGTTTGAAAGTTCTTCTTTCACGTGAAAAGGATATGGATGTGATGGGGACTGCTGAAAATGGCTCTGAAGCGATAAATGCCTGCCGTACACAATTACCAAACATTGTATTAATGGACATCCAAATGCCTGTAATGGATGGGATTCAAGCAACGAGACAAATCAAGAAAGAATGGCCACAAGTTCATGTCATGATGTTAACAACTTTTAAAGATGAGAAGAATATTCGCCTCGCGCTACAAGCAGGGGCGGAAGGGTACTTAATTAAATCAACGAAAGTTTCCAGTATGGCCGAGAAATTGAGGGCGCTCCTTTCCGGAACGAGCGTCTTGGATGCGGATGTCTTAAAGCAACTTACTCAGCCGAAAGACAAGGAAGAACTGAAGCAACTCACTCCACGTGAAAAAGACATTGCTGAACTAGTGTCACAAGGACTTTCCAATCGAGAAATAGCAGCTCAGCTTTACATCAGCGAAGGGACCGTACGTAACACCTTATCAATCATTTTAGAAAAGCTGCAGCTTCGTGATCGAACCCAATTAGCGATTTATTATTTGAAAAGATAA
- a CDS encoding HAD family hydrolase: protein MDTIIFDVDDTLYDQAQSFHKTVRKLFQEPFSDEEIDELYRASRKYSEILFDQSEAGEITQFEWQTGRIMAACKDFNIPIDTEKATIFHETYVTEQKNITLFPEVEELLNVLHKEGKQLGILTNGEEKHQAMKMKQLNLSRWIPAEMTFISGSIGHAKPKREVFDFIEEKMDLDQTKTVYIGDNFEKDIIGAKQAGWQAIWMNHRKKNLPTYTTYKPDKEVHSAKELLELLVKKA from the coding sequence ATGGATACAATCATTTTTGATGTTGATGATACCCTATATGATCAAGCACAATCTTTTCATAAAACGGTGAGGAAGCTTTTTCAAGAGCCGTTTTCAGACGAAGAGATTGATGAATTATATAGAGCTAGTCGTAAGTATAGCGAGATTTTGTTTGATCAAAGTGAAGCAGGTGAAATAACCCAATTTGAATGGCAAACCGGACGAATCATGGCTGCCTGTAAGGATTTCAACATTCCTATAGATACGGAAAAAGCGACTATCTTTCATGAAACGTATGTGACCGAACAAAAAAACATTACCTTGTTTCCGGAAGTCGAAGAACTACTAAATGTACTTCACAAAGAAGGGAAACAGCTTGGGATTCTTACAAATGGTGAAGAAAAACATCAAGCAATGAAAATGAAACAACTCAACCTTAGTCGTTGGATTCCGGCAGAAATGACGTTTATTTCTGGTTCGATAGGTCATGCAAAACCGAAAAGAGAAGTATTTGATTTTATTGAAGAGAAAATGGACCTTGATCAAACCAAAACCGTTTATATCGGGGATAACTTTGAAAAAGATATTATCGGGGCAAAACAAGCAGGCTGGCAAGCGATTTGGATGAATCATCGTAAGAAAAATTTGCCTACTTATACTACCTATAAACCAGATAAAGAAGTGCATAGTGCCAAAGAGTTACTAGAATTATTAGTGAAAAAGGCTTAG
- a CDS encoding DUF3231 family protein has product MAVCVFKYFLENVDDQENKSIVEYALHTSEESLVRSEQILKDDQQSIPIGFKDEDVNPNAPRLYSDTFYLYYIKNMAKVGLSVYGVALATSAKSSVREFLSKAVESSTTLYNKTSDVLLSKGLFVRPPYVSTTNEIDFIDQKNYKGGLLTLNRRPVNVIEITHVYANIETNLVGQVLLIGLSQVAKSKKVRQYCDKGKEIATKHVKLFSTILTDDDIAVPMPSDLKVSNSEIAPFSDKLIMFHTSLLIQSSTSNYATAAAASLRTDISTTYVRLATEVTSYANDGVNIMIDNSWLEEPPQTVNKKIHQINKLRSQQKVILKMVKCRTTTNSGGGLIPSPH; this is encoded by the coding sequence ATGGCCGTCTGTGTTTTTAAGTATTTTTTAGAAAATGTTGATGATCAAGAAAACAAATCAATTGTGGAATACGCACTACATACCTCAGAAGAAAGCCTTGTCCGATCCGAACAAATTCTGAAAGATGACCAACAATCTATTCCTATTGGTTTTAAAGATGAAGATGTCAATCCTAATGCTCCACGCCTTTACTCAGATACTTTTTATTTATACTATATTAAGAATATGGCAAAGGTAGGATTATCTGTCTACGGTGTGGCTCTGGCAACTTCAGCTAAATCCAGTGTCCGCGAATTTTTAAGTAAAGCGGTAGAATCATCAACAACTTTGTACAACAAAACCAGTGATGTTTTATTATCTAAAGGGTTATTTGTGAGACCACCTTATGTCTCCACAACGAATGAAATTGATTTTATCGATCAGAAAAATTATAAAGGTGGTCTATTGACCTTAAACCGTAGACCCGTTAATGTTATTGAAATTACTCATGTTTATGCCAATATTGAAACGAATTTAGTCGGGCAAGTATTATTAATTGGCCTTTCACAAGTTGCAAAGTCAAAAAAAGTACGTCAATACTGCGATAAAGGAAAGGAAATAGCTACCAAACATGTTAAACTCTTCTCCACCATTTTAACAGACGACGACATTGCTGTACCAATGCCATCAGACCTTAAAGTGTCTAACTCAGAAATAGCACCATTTTCGGATAAATTAATCATGTTCCATACATCGCTATTGATACAATCAAGTACCTCAAACTACGCAACAGCCGCTGCAGCTAGTTTACGAACTGATATATCCACAACGTACGTTCGTTTAGCAACAGAAGTCACCTCCTACGCTAATGACGGTGTTAACATTATGATTGATAATAGCTGGTTAGAAGAACCACCTCAAACAGTAAACAAAAAAATTCATCAAATTAATAAGCTGAGAAGTCAACAGAAAGTAATATTGAAAATGGTTAAGTGTCGAACTACCACGAATTCAGGAGGAGGGTTAATTCCTTCTCCTCACTAG
- a CDS encoding C1q-like domain-containing protein, with amino-acid sequence MGYSKKKLRKCIKKELRSKKCKGKKKKVIIPGAPGAPGAPGPAGPPGPAGPPGPVEQSAFRAVKAENQPQALGNDFVPVTYEVQEFDLNDEYSPTTSQFEAEQDGVYHLHASIGFFPDVPSDNIIAILIMVNNVPVQVANHYIPVNLFNVVFTSTIYQLQAGDVVTVEAGSSVPGLIIAENAFTNFAAARFPSPTNSSLSSTSQSQAKISREDLAKQLLGT; translated from the coding sequence ATGGGTTATTCTAAAAAGAAATTAAGGAAATGTATTAAGAAAGAGCTAAGGTCAAAAAAATGTAAAGGAAAGAAGAAAAAAGTGATTATACCAGGAGCACCAGGGGCACCAGGAGCACCAGGTCCAGCAGGCCCACCAGGCCCAGCAGGCCCACCAGGCCCGGTAGAGCAGTCAGCTTTTAGAGCGGTTAAGGCAGAAAATCAACCGCAAGCGTTAGGGAATGATTTTGTACCTGTTACGTATGAGGTTCAAGAATTTGATCTGAATGATGAATATTCTCCAACCACATCGCAATTTGAAGCAGAGCAAGATGGGGTCTATCATCTTCATGCTAGTATAGGTTTCTTCCCTGATGTACCGAGTGATAATATAATAGCAATTCTAATAATGGTGAACAATGTACCTGTTCAAGTAGCAAATCACTACATTCCAGTGAATCTTTTCAATGTAGTCTTTACTTCTACGATTTATCAATTACAGGCTGGGGATGTAGTTACCGTAGAAGCTGGAAGTAGTGTACCTGGACTTATTATTGCAGAGAATGCTTTTACAAACTTTGCTGCTGCAAGGTTTCCTTCTCCAACAAATAGTTCACTTAGTAGTACTTCACAGTCTCAAGCAAAAATTTCAAGGGAAGATCTAGCGAAGCAGTTGCTAGGGACATGA
- a CDS encoding serine hydrolase domain-containing protein, with protein METRIKNILVSNKNRSKDSSILLGIVNQNGRQIYSVGIEDKSSIPVEDRIFEIGSISKVFTAVFLQTMIRDNIVQLDDSVLKYQPSYIQAFSNNRKEITLRDLITHQSNLPRDASNIKVHDKMNPFSSYQLKDLDEFLSNFQLKKYKNKWKYSNVGVGILGNLLASVLGTEYEEAINARICKPLGLHSTFINISDNNQRKIIKSYMKKKEIPPFSIPALPGAGGLKSTLNDMLTFLEGNLGLTDNPLQEVFNQTHKIQNNSRVDNNTHMGLGWMISKDKQTQDYIHWHTGGTVGFNTYIGMKKEKKMGIIIATTQKHSIWKLVKILLGLGETIGEEIAFEVYNHLLSTE; from the coding sequence ATGGAAACAAGAATTAAGAATATTTTAGTGTCTAATAAAAATAGAAGTAAGGATTCAAGTATCCTACTTGGTATTGTTAATCAAAACGGGAGACAGATATATTCAGTAGGCATAGAAGATAAATCTAGTATACCTGTTGAAGACAGAATTTTCGAAATCGGTTCTATTTCTAAAGTTTTTACTGCTGTATTTTTACAGACAATGATAAGGGATAATATAGTTCAATTAGATGACTCCGTATTAAAATATCAGCCAAGTTATATCCAAGCATTTTCAAATAATAGAAAAGAAATAACTTTACGAGATTTAATTACCCATCAATCGAATTTGCCAAGAGATGCTTCAAATATTAAAGTGCATGATAAAATGAATCCGTTTTCATCTTATCAACTAAAGGATTTAGACGAATTTTTGTCAAACTTTCAGTTAAAGAAGTATAAAAACAAATGGAAGTATTCAAATGTCGGTGTAGGGATTTTAGGAAATTTACTAGCAAGTGTTCTTGGTACAGAATATGAAGAGGCAATAAATGCTCGGATTTGTAAACCTTTAGGTCTGCATAGCACATTTATTAATATAAGTGATAATAACCAGCGAAAAATAATTAAATCGTATATGAAGAAGAAAGAAATACCCCCATTTTCTATTCCTGCTCTACCAGGAGCTGGTGGATTAAAAAGCACATTAAATGATATGTTGACTTTCTTAGAAGGAAATTTAGGATTAACAGATAATCCTTTACAAGAAGTTTTTAACCAAACACATAAAATACAAAATAATAGTAGAGTTGATAATAATACACATATGGGATTGGGATGGATGATTTCCAAAGATAAACAAACACAAGATTACATTCATTGGCACACTGGTGGTACAGTCGGATTTAACACCTATATTGGAATGAAAAAAGAAAAGAAAATGGGTATTATTATTGCAACTACTCAAAAACATTCAATATGGAAATTAGTTAAAATCCTGTTGGGATTAGGAGAAACGATTGGAGAGGAAATTGCCTTTGAAGTATATAATCACTTATTATCAACGGAATAA
- a CDS encoding GDSL-type esterase/lipase family protein — MHLSYTALGDSLTVGIGAVHSPGFVKRYAGMIEQAYKVPLTLHIKAKAGLTSTQLLEMLSRANVRKAIAEADLITITIGGNDLIQTYRYSNHFNTLEDSVQRFTNNMQRILAEIASIKTYSYKPKYTVQLIGLYNPIPNVPYSHYFINQYNNVLRRCTNRIVAYVDIYTKFDQGGHYLLSHDFHPNSRGYQIIAEQAFKKLGLRDQLCG, encoded by the coding sequence ATGCATCTATCTTATACGGCTCTTGGAGACTCCTTAACCGTCGGCATTGGAGCAGTTCATTCACCTGGCTTTGTGAAACGATATGCAGGAATGATTGAACAAGCGTATAAAGTCCCGCTCACTTTACACATAAAAGCGAAAGCAGGATTGACCTCGACTCAACTTTTGGAAATGTTATCAAGAGCAAATGTACGAAAAGCCATCGCTGAAGCAGATTTGATCACGATAACAATAGGAGGTAATGATTTAATTCAAACGTATCGTTACAGCAATCATTTCAATACACTTGAAGACAGCGTTCAAAGATTTACAAATAATATGCAAAGAATTTTAGCGGAGATTGCCTCAATCAAAACATACTCTTATAAACCAAAATACACCGTACAGCTAATCGGATTATATAATCCGATTCCAAATGTTCCGTATAGTCATTACTTTATTAATCAATATAATAATGTGTTACGTAGATGTACGAACCGAATTGTGGCTTATGTAGATATCTATACTAAGTTTGATCAAGGTGGACATTATCTTCTTTCTCATGATTTCCACCCAAATAGCCGAGGCTATCAAATAATAGCTGAACAGGCATTTAAGAAATTAGGTTTGCGTGATCAATTGTGTGGGTAG